Part of the Synechococcales cyanobacterium T60_A2020_003 genome, CCTATGAATTTATTCCATTCATTCTGCCTGCCTTAGTCGTAGCTCCGGCTATTTTTGCTGGGGATATGGAGGTAGGTAAGGTATCTGAGGCTCAGGGTGCATTTATCCGCGTGTTCTTTTCGTTAAATGTGGTGGTGGCTCGTTTTCAATCCTTAACGACCTTTGGGGCGGGGATCAGTCGTCTATACAGCTTTGCCCAAGTTTTGGAGGCAGAATCTGCAAACGCGGTATCGGTAGAGGCCACCCAGATTCAAATAACGGAGGCGGATCACCTAGCGATTGAGAATTTGACCCTGAAAACGCCCAACGATCAGCGAACGCTGGTAGAAAAGCTGTCCCTCACGGTGCCATCGGGCGAGGGCCTGCTGGTGATGGGGCCGAGTGGATGCGGGAAGAGTTCCCTACTGCGGGCGATCGCAGGTCTCTGGCGTACGGGAACGGGAACCATTCATCGTCCTGATGCAGAGCACATTCTGTTCTTACCGCAACGCCCTTACATGGTGTTGGGATCATTGCGGGATCAGTTGCTGTACCCCAACACGCACTTAGAAGTCGAGGATGATCGCTTAAAACAGGCGTTGGTTCAGGTCAATTTAGCCGACTTAGATGAGCGCTTCGGCGGATTCGATGCTGAACAGGATTGGGGCGATGTGCTATCCCTGGGGGAACAGCAGCGACTGACGTTTGCCCGTCTTTTGCTAAATCAGCCTCGTTATGCGGTTCTGGATGAAGCGACGAGTGCGCTAGATGCAGACAATGAAGAGCGCCTGTATGCCCAACTTAAAGCCATGGGAACCACATTTTTGAGTGTGGGACATCGCCCGACTTTGATTGACTATCATGGACTACTTCTGGAATTCGCGCCTGCACAATCGTGGCAAATTCGCCAGGGTTCAGGCGTTTGAGCGATCGCCCTATGGGTACGCAATAATAATGTTCCAGGATACTCATGGCAGCAAAAGTGTCCAGAGGCGGATCGCCTTCAGTGGAAGAAAGCGTTAAGATATCCGTACTTGTGCTGTACGATCAGTTGCACGCTTACTCGGATGGCCTATGACTTTAGCAGCCGGAACCCCGTTACAACAGCAGCGTTACGTTATTCGAACGGCTCTTGCACAGGATGCCACGTCTGTTAAGTATCTGGCTGATCATACGTACCTAGACCAGCTATTTTGCCTGGAAACATTGAGTGAGCAGGTGCGGCACGATCCGGCCTTTGATGCCATCAGTCAAGCCTTTCTGCATAGCGCCCGCCAGGTTGCCTCCTGTCGCCATCCTCACTTGGCGAACGTTGTGGATGTGTTTTTCGAAGACGGTTTGCCCTATGTTGGGTTCGAGTATCCCCAGGGCATTTCGCTGCAAGACTTGTTACAGATTGGGGAGCCGCTGCCCTCACCGTTAGCGCTGTCCTACGTGCAGCAAGTGGGTGCGGCACTCCAAGGACTCCATGCGTGCGGCATGGGGCATGGCAACATTCGACCCGCTACGATTATTCGCTGTCATGGGCCAGATGGGGTAAAGCTGACAGGTATTCGCTTACCTCTAACCCATTCTTCTAATCCGTCCGAGCGTGATTCATCGTTACCCGATAGGTTTGTGCAGGATGTGCGATCGCTGGCAGCCGTATTATGGACAATGTTAACCACGGAACCGGTGACGCCCGATCTTGCGGATCGCGACATTCTAGCGTATCGTCTACGTCAAGCTGGGATTGCGGTTGCGCCAGAGTTGGTAGAGGCGATCGCCTGGGGACTAGCGACTCAACCGACCCATCAATGGGTACTGAAGGACTGGCTAGGATTGCTTCCTGGGGAATCAAAGGTCACCATGCCAGCGTTTCCCAAGCAGGCGATCGCGCCATCCCGACAGCATGGATCTCAACCCCATCTATCGTCCTCAACGCCTACCGTTATGCAAACGTCCGAGCTCGATCCATCTTCATTTCAATCCCAAGCGACAATGCCCGCATCGACTGGCGAACGCACTCAACTCGAACCCATCACTGCTCTACAAGTTCAAACCTCCCTTCAGTCCGAAGCCTTGGCCTCGCGCCCCGTTCATCGAAAACGGTCATCTCGACGATTGCCTGTGATGTTAGGAATCACCGCGCTGATTGCCGGATTTGCCGGAGCCGGAGCCGGGGCAGCCTTACGATTTAGCGAGCCAACAGATAGTTCGACGGGCTCAACATCAGCATTGTTTAATCGCGCCCAGTCGTTTCCCCCTTCAGATCACTGGCCGGGACAATCTGAATCAGAACTTGACACAACGTCTGGATATCTGTTTGAGCATCCCAACTCTGGCTGGATGGCTCCGACACGCTCGGACTATTCTCCTTCCGCTCCTCAAGCTTCAACCCTACTTTATCCAGATCCATACTTAGATGACGGCATCTCGGACGAATCGGCTGCCGATAGTGCAGACCTTAATCCCTTGGGAGAGACAGATCTGCCTCTGACAGAATCTGTTCCTGACAACAGTGGGGTAGCGCCCGATCCGAATGTTCTTCCCAACCTTCCAAATCCATCTGCGTCCCAAACCAATTCGTTCGGTGCATCTTCACCCCCTCCGGCTCCGGCC contains:
- a CDS encoding ABC transporter ATP-binding protein/permease — protein: MDRLNLSIVQQFWAIARTYWSSEEKWQARGFLLSVVLLLLAYTGLGVVLNNKRGVLISALSAHDESRFWQTVVIFIGVLVAYAPLLAGYTYLRDRLSLQWRKWLTHRFVDRYLPVVTSDAQVERPYYTLQVLTSEIDNPDQRIAEDIRSFTQESLALLLVLVESILSVIAFSSVLWGISRLLVLFLVLYAVVGTLVTTVVFGKPLVRLNFEQLKREADLRFSLVRVRENAEAIAFYRGEERESNAVKQRFLDVFENVKRLLLWELNLNVLTNTYEFIPFILPALVVAPAIFAGDMEVGKVSEAQGAFIRVFFSLNVVVARFQSLTTFGAGISRLYSFAQVLEAESANAVSVEATQIQITEADHLAIENLTLKTPNDQRTLVEKLSLTVPSGEGLLVMGPSGCGKSSLLRAIAGLWRTGTGTIHRPDAEHILFLPQRPYMVLGSLRDQLLYPNTHLEVEDDRLKQALVQVNLADLDERFGGFDAEQDWGDVLSLGEQQRLTFARLLLNQPRYAVLDEATSALDADNEERLYAQLKAMGTTFLSVGHRPTLIDYHGLLLEFAPAQSWQIRQGSGV